A genomic region of Serratia fonticola contains the following coding sequences:
- the xseB gene encoding exodeoxyribonuclease VII small subunit — protein sequence MPKKPAQSDSKEQSISFESSLGELEGIVTRLESGELPLEEALNEFERGVQLARQGQQKLQQAEQRVQILLNDSNDDTALAPFTPDAE from the coding sequence ATGCCGAAAAAACCTGCACAATCAGACAGTAAAGAGCAAAGCATCAGCTTTGAGAGCTCACTTGGTGAACTTGAAGGTATCGTCACACGCCTGGAGTCCGGCGAATTGCCATTGGAAGAAGCGCTGAATGAGTTTGAGCGTGGTGTGCAACTGGCGCGCCAAGGCCAACAAAAACTGCAACAGGCTGAGCAGCGTGTACAGATCCTGCTCAACGACAGTAACGATGATACTGCGCTGGCCCCTTTTACCCCGGACGCTGAGTAA